The DNA window GTCGAGGATCAGCGTTCCGGTATTCAGCGTGGTCGCACCGGTGAAGGTGTTGTTGCCGGAGAGCGTCAGGGAATTGCCGCCATTCTTGATCAGGCTGCCGCCGGTGCCGCTGATGGCTGCACCGATGTTGTTACCAACGTTGCTGCCATCGGTCTGGATCGTGAGCGTGTTGGCACCCAGGCTGACAGTGGTCGTGCCGGGGATGATCAGCGTGCTGTTGCCGTTGATTGTGGTCGAGACGTTTCCACCCAGCGTGAGACCGCCATTCAAGTTCAGTGCGAGTGTGTTGGCGGCGGCGCCGCCCGAAGTGATCAGGGTGCCGCCATTAATCGTCAGCGGCTGGAAATAGTTGGCTGTCGTGGCTCCTGTTCCCGACTGTGCGAAATTGAGCGTAGCACCCGACGCAACCGTAATGCTTGACGGGCCGTTGGTACCGGGAGTGTTCCCGCCCAGCGCGGGGTAGGCAGTGCCACCGACGACGAGACTGCCCGCGTTGACGTTGATCGCCCCGGTGAATGTATTGGCACCAGACAAAGTGAGCGTGCCGGTCCCGGCCTTGGTGAGGCCGACGCCCGTGCTTCCGCTGATTGCGCCCCCAAAGACCGCGTTGCTGTTCGTCGTGATGGTGCGGTTGGCCGCGCCCAACGCCATAGCGTTGGTAAACGTCAGCGCACCGTTGTTGGTGGCGTCGCCAAGGGTGAAGTCGCCACCGACAGTGATGCCTCCTGCGTACTTTCCGGTCAGGTCTCGAGCGGTTGTGCTGTTTGAGCGGATGGTGCCGCCGTTGATCGTCAGCGTATTGCCCGCGCCTCCGCCCAACGCATTGACACCGCCGACGGCGACCGTTCCAGCGTTCAGCGTGAAACCGCCCACGTAGGCGTTACCGTTTGCGCTGACGAGAGTGCCATTGCCGTTCTTGATGTATCCCGAGCCCGCAGCGACCGATAGCGCCTGTGCAGCCAGATCGAGCGTCGAACCGGTGCCTACATCCAACGTGCGGATGTTTCCACCCGTTCCAAGTGTCCCCCCCGCCGTGAACGTTACAGTGAACCCATTGGCGACCGTTATGTTGCCGACATCAACGGTTGCCCCGGTGACCAGTGAATTGGCACCGAAGACGATGTTGCCGTTCGTTGTAAAGGCCGAAGTGAAGGGACCCCCTGGCGACGCACTCCAGTTGGCAGTGTTGATCGTCGCGAGCGTCCCGTTGGTGTTCCAATACTGCTGAGCCTGCACAGCGGAGGCGGTCAACAGACCTCCACCGAGAATCGACATGGCGATGATTCTGGACGAGCGATTGCGACGCTTATTCTGAAGCGAAATCTTCATGAGTGATGTTCTTCCAGCAATGCTAAATGTCGCAACCTCATCGCGAAGCACGAAAGGCAATCCAAGCGGACGCTCGAACCGTCTGCAGACCGGTTACCGCTCAGGCGCTCCTGAGTTTGATCACCGCGGACCCAGTGAACCGGGACTCAGGAACGACCACACGGGAAAAGATTAAGACTCGGCGAGGGTAATCTCGGAGCTTTGTGTGAGCGAAATCTCTCTTGCCGCAAACGGATTGTCAAAGAGAAAAGGTCTGAAAAGTAGGGTATCGAAGTGGGTCCATGTGGACAGTCCACGCCTGCCCCGGCCGGGGTCACATGATTTTGCTTGATCGATCGGCCGAAGTCCGTACAATATACGAACATTTAGGCGCCCTAGCGGCCGGTCGTCCGAACTACTCGGACGGCGAATGCCAAGTTGGAAGACCTGTATTTCGACGGCGTTGCGGCCGTGGGAGGTGGTCTTGGCGCACGAACATCGTCCCCCTGTGGCCATTGTCCAAGGCGGGCTGTGTCGACGGAGCAATTTTGAGATATCTCGGGTTCGTTCGGCCAACGACACAGCGACACGGCGACCCGGCGACCCAACGACCCGACGGTGCGGCGCACCCGCGAAGCTTCGGGTTCAGGGATGCCCTCGGGTTCGTTCGGCAGTGTCGCCTTGGGTTCGTTCGGCCGAGGACTGAGGTGGGGGATCAATGCTCATCGGCGTGTGACATACCTTTCACGGCTTGGAAAGCCGTGTCGCCGACAGCGGTCACGGTCGGCGGGCTTGGGTTCGTTCGGCGATGTCGAGTCGGGTTCGTTCGCCCAACAAGCCGACGGCGCAGTTGTTCCCGCGGCGCCCCGGGCTCAGGGACGATCTCGAGTTCGTTCGGCGATGTCGCCTCGGGTTCGTTTGGCGGCTTGAGCCGGGTGCGGTGGGGCTTGGTGCTATGGAATAACCTGGAACGGCTGCCGTTTTAGGAGGTCGGAAGTCATCGGCACGCGGTGCCGGGGCTGCTGCGCTCCAGTTCATCAATCAAGGATCGTGTCATGCGTCGTCTTGCCCTGTCATTTGCGGCCTCGGTTCTCGCGTTGTCGCCCGTCGCGGTGTTCGCCGACGAGGTCAAAGACATGCCCACACTGCTGGCGACCCGCGGCAAGCAGGTGCTCGCCGATGACTTCTCGTCCCCGACCATGGATGCCAAATGGAAGCCGGCCAAGGGCAAGTGGGACATCAAGGATGGCGCGCTGCACGGGGTGGAAGTGGCGTCGGACATGCACGCGGCTGCGATCCGCACCGATCTGAAGCATGGCAACGCGGTGTACCAGTTTGATTTCAAGTTTGAGAACGGGAAGGTGATTCACCTGAGCATCAATGGGGCCAAGGGGCACATCTGCCGGGTGACCATTTCGCCGGACGGCTTCCAGGTGCGGAAGGACGGTTCCAAGACCGACACCACCGACAAGCCGGCGCTGCTGGATTCGTGCAAGATGGCGTTCGAGCAGGGCAAGCGCTACACGATGGTAGTCGAATGCGTGGGCAACGAGATGATCGCCCGCGTCGACGACGCCCACTTTGCCTTCGGCAGTGACGCAAAGGTTGCTTCGGAGAAGACGAACTTCGGCTTCCCGATCTCCGGTGAAGGCAGCATTGATAACGTCAGGGTTTGGGAAGCAAGCGCCAATCCCGATTGGGCCAAGACGAAGGAGAAACTGACGAGCGAGCATCCGCCGAAGATGGCACCGGCCGTCCCCGCCAGGAAGCCGGCGGCCGCCGCGCCCAAGGGCAAGGCGAAGTAGCTGCCGACGTTCTGAACAGGGAATGCGACGGTGGGCAGGCGTGATCGCCTGCCCACCGTCTCGAATCAACCAGTGCGACGACGCGGCGATCGAACTTTCGGGCTAACATGCGTAGCGGGCTGGCGCCCGCTCCGACTCGAAAGGAAACGCCGATGAAGATCTGCCGTCCGCCCGCCATGCCGTGTTGCCTGCTGCTTGCCTTGATGGCATCTGCGCCCGTGGGCTGTGCCCGCTACGAATACGACCTTGTTTCGCCGCCGGAACTGGCCCGGCACGTCGGGGCCGAGCCGGTTGTGGTCGCACAGGACCCGCTGGAGTATCGCTTTCAGACCGTCGAGAGCCGGCTGGTCATGCAGATTCATAATCCGACGGCAGACGCGGTGCAGTTGATCGGCGAGAAGACGGTGCTGGTGGACCCGCAGGGGCAGAGTCATCCGATGCGGTCGCAGACCATCGCGCCCAACTCGTTCATCAAGGTGATCCTTCCGCCGATGCCCACCCGGTTGGAGCGCACGGGTCCGAGTTTCGGTGTCGGGGTGGGCGTGGGGATCGGGTCGGCGGGGCACCGGCGTTATCCGGGGAGCTTCACGTATGGCGGACCGCTCGAAGACCCGTACTACGACGAGCCGCAGTATTACGCGGTGTACGATGTGAACGACGGCAGCTTCTGGGTGTGGGAAGGCGAAGGGTCGGTCCGGCTGACCCTGGTGTTCGCGCGCGACGGCAAGCCGATCAGTCACGCCTGGGTGATCGGGCGGAAGAAAGTGTGATCCGCGGGGTTGCCCCCCGAATGGGAAACGCGACCCCTCACCGGCTTCGCAGCGCGCCGGGCTCGATGTGCTTGTAGGTGCCGCCGGACTTTGCCGCGATTGCCTTCAGCACGCTCGCACCGTCGCCGGAGTGGGTCAGGTCAAAGGTGTGAATCACGACCGGCTTGCCGCCGCGTGCCTTTTCCACCTGGGTGACGACGGTGTCGTCCAGATTGATGCCCTTGGCGGTGGCGATGACGATCACCTGGGGGTTGCGCTTCATCGCCTCGACCATTACCGGGCCGATGTCGGTGCGGCCGCTGGTGGTCAGGTCTTCGAACTTTTTGCGGCACTCGGCGATGCGATCGGGATTTGCTTTAGCGGTCGCGCCTTTGGGGTATGCGAACTCGTTGACGTTGGGCTTTTCGGAGGCGGGAATCGTCCAGAACAGGATCTGGAACTCGCGGTCGGCACCGAGGGACTCGAGCGAGTCGTAAAGGGCGGCCTTGAGGGGATCGAGAACCTCGCGGCTCGATTGACCGCGATCGAGCAGATATACGACCTTGGCGCCGTCGATGGGGACGTCGAGGAACTGCGGCCCCTTGGCCCGCTCGGACCCGCTCTGGCCGGGCGTGGGAACAGGAGCCGGCCCGGTGACGACGGGGGCAGGCGCAGGGGCGGGTGCGGTGGAGCGCGACATCAGCAGGTAACCGATGACGCCGAGCAGAACAGCGACCAGGGCACCCACGCCGATGAGAAGCGGCGTCTTGCTGGATTTGGGGGTGGCCGGGGTGGCGTAATCAACGCGCGGGGTGGCCGTTCGGTTGGCCAGCCCGCTCGCCAGGCCGCTGCTGGCGACGACGTTCGCGAGTTCGTCCAGGCCGGAGCTGGGCAATCCCGCACCGGTGGCGGCCTTTGTGGAATAGAGTGCTTTTTGTCCGGAGTTGGATCCGACGACGGCACCCCGGGAGGACTGCTTCAAGTGCGACGGAACGGTCTGAATCGTCCCGCAATACTGGCACCGGCAGACACCGCCTGCGAAGGCGTCGTCCATCTCGAGCGTGGCTTTGCACTTGGTGCAGATGAGGGTAATCATTCGCTAATACCGACTACGGACGCCACAGATAGTAGAAGCCCGTCGGCAGCAGCCCTGCCTGTTCGGGGAGTGACAATTGTACCACACCTGAAGGCGGTGGGGGCGACGGGCTGCTGGCGTAAATCGATCCGCCATAACCGTACGGCCTTGAGTACATCACGGCCGATGCCTTGGGAGACTTGCTGAGCTTGCGTGCGATGTCGATGGCGTCGGAGAGCAGTCCGGTCTGGTCGGCCAAGCCCAGCTCGACTGCCTTGGCGCCGCTGAACACGCGCCCGCTATAGACGCCGGTATAGCTGGTTTTCTTATAATCATTCAGGTCACCTGCAACGCTTTCGGTGACACGACGGTGCTGCTTGACCACTGCGACGAATCGGGCGAAGTATTCGTCAACCAGTTGCTGCATGATCCCGCGTTCGTCGTCCTGGAGAAGCTTCCAGGGTGAGCCGATGTCCTTGAGGTACCCGCTTTTGATCGACGTGGCCGTCACGCCGATCTTGTCGAGGGTTCCCTTGAACGTCACGGATTCGAAGATCACGCCGATGCTCCCGACGACGCTCGTCGGCTGAACGACGATGGTGTCGGCGGCGCAGGCGACGTAGTACCCGCCGCTGGCAGCGACTTCCTGCGTGCTGGCGACGATCGGCTTGCCAGTGTCTTTGCGGAACTTGCGGAGCAGTTCGTACATCGTGTCCGACGCGGTGACCGTGCCACCCGGCGAATTGATACGCAGTACGACCGCCTTGACCGATGAATCTCGCTGTGCGGCTTCGAGCTGCTGCGCAAACTTGCTGACGGGGTTTTCGGTCGGTGCCAGGAATCCGCCGCCGCGGGCGTTGATCAGCATGCCCTCGACTTCAACAATCGCGATCTTTCCCCCGCCCCAGCCGCCGGACTGGACCTCACGCTCGTCGAGCGAGTTGGAGTTGGCGACGGGCGTGACCAGGAAACTGGGCGCACCACAACCGCCGGCGAGCAGCCCCAGCAAAACCAGGCAAAGTCGCGGTATCGGGTGGCGACTGAATGAGTCTGCGAAAAATGGCATAGAATACGTTTTCAGAAGGGCGATCAGTTCGCGTGACCGACAAAACGGGAAGCGTCCGGCAACGAAGCGAAGTTCCCGGTCAGGGCAACCGGCGATGGAAACCCCCAGCCGACGTCAAACCCGTTTCCAATGCAAAGCGTAGGTCGTTCCGTGTCCGGTCCCGGATTGAAATGTGGTTGACCGGTAACGTGTTACGTTCGTCCCGACGCGGGCAGAGACTATACCGATGCCGTATCATGTGAGCAAAGGCAAATTCGCCTCCCTCGTCGAAGAAGCGCTCGCCGATCTTCCGGAGCCGTTCGCGCAGTACATCGAAGAAGTACCCGTCGATGTCCGCGAAAGGCCCACCCTTAAGCAGTTGAAGTCGGTCGGCCTGGCGGAGGACGACTTGCTCATGGGGCTCTACGTCGGCATTCCCCTGACCGAAAAAAGCGTGCTCCATTCCGGCCAGGCACCAGGCGTCATCTACATCTTCCAGGAAGACATCGAACTGGTCTGCGACAGTGCCGAAGAGCTGGTCCGAGAAGTCAGAGTCACCGTGCTCCACGAACTCGGGCACCACTTCGGCCTCGACGAGGACGACCTGGCCCGGCTCGGATACGGCTGATAGGAAAGAACTTATCAGACTCCGGGGTCGTACCGTTGGCGAGGCGGGTTTGTAACGGCGGGATGTCCGGAAACGTCGATGTAGTGGACGGATGCGACAGGCACCGATGTGCCCGCCTCGGAGTGCCGCGAGAAGCTTGAAAAAAGATTGCTCACGCGACGTGTCCCGGGTTGCCGCACCGATGCGATCGACCGACAATGCCCCGGCGTCGGGGAGATGTCCGCCGCCTGCGTGCCGCGTTTTGTAGTCGGCGAACTGTCGATTGCTCGCCGACTGTACCGAACGCAAGTGCCTGCCGACGGACGACATGGATGTCGCGCGGCGGCCGGGCGTGTCGGGCCGCGGCATGGGCTGGTGCTTGGTACAGGGCCGGTTGAGGGCAGTCGCACGCAGCCGTATTTGGCCGTATTGATGTTGTCTTCCGTATCGTCCCGCGGAGCTGGTCTCCGTGTCGTCCGCAGTTGCCAGGAGTTCACGATGCTCGCCCCACGCAGGAAACTTTCGACAGTCAACAAATCCCGACTCGCCGCCCTCTCGCTCGCAATGGTGGCGATGACCGGGGGTCTGGGTCTGCAGTCGTCGGTGGCGTTGGGTCAGTCGTCCCCGGGTAGCGCCGAATCCATGCTGACGTCTCACGAGCGCGGCGTGACCAAGCCCAAGGAAGAACCCAAGCTCGCCTTCGTCGGACCCGGTGTCGTCATGAAGGTACTGGTCAAGGAAGGTGCAACCGTCACCAAGGACCAGGTCCTGGCGGTACAGGACGATCGCGACGAGACGGGCAAGCTCGAAGTCGCCAAAGGCGAAGTGGAATCGGCCCGGATGCAGATCGAAGCCGCCGCCGCCGACCTGGAACTCAAGAAGGTAACCCTGGCCCGTCTTGAAGAGCTGTATGCCGACCTGATCAAGCAGCCGGCTCCGAAGAACACCAACCGCGAC is part of the Humisphaera borealis genome and encodes:
- a CDS encoding metallopeptidase family protein — protein: MSKGKFASLVEEALADLPEPFAQYIEEVPVDVRERPTLKQLKSVGLAEDDLLMGLYVGIPLTEKSVLHSGQAPGVIYIFQEDIELVCDSAEELVREVRVTVLHELGHHFGLDEDDLARLGYG
- the sppA gene encoding signal peptide peptidase SppA, which encodes MPFFADSFSRHPIPRLCLVLLGLLAGGCGAPSFLVTPVANSNSLDEREVQSGGWGGGKIAIVEVEGMLINARGGGFLAPTENPVSKFAQQLEAAQRDSSVKAVVLRINSPGGTVTASDTMYELLRKFRKDTGKPIVASTQEVAASGGYYVACAADTIVVQPTSVVGSIGVIFESVTFKGTLDKIGVTATSIKSGYLKDIGSPWKLLQDDERGIMQQLVDEYFARFVAVVKQHRRVTESVAGDLNDYKKTSYTGVYSGRVFSGAKAVELGLADQTGLLSDAIDIARKLSKSPKASAVMYSRPYGYGGSIYASSPSPPPPSGVVQLSLPEQAGLLPTGFYYLWRP
- a CDS encoding LamG domain-containing protein, with translation MRRLALSFAASVLALSPVAVFADEVKDMPTLLATRGKQVLADDFSSPTMDAKWKPAKGKWDIKDGALHGVEVASDMHAAAIRTDLKHGNAVYQFDFKFENGKVIHLSINGAKGHICRVTISPDGFQVRKDGSKTDTTDKPALLDSCKMAFEQGKRYTMVVECVGNEMIARVDDAHFAFGSDAKVASEKTNFGFPISGEGSIDNVRVWEASANPDWAKTKEKLTSEHPPKMAPAVPARKPAAAAPKGKAK